The bacterium nucleotide sequence TACGATCGGTCCGGTGGTCGTCGAACATCTCCGTAAAATCACCAAACTTCCGCTGGATGTTCATCTTATGATCGTCGAACCCGAAAAATATATCACCGCTTTTCGTGATGCCGGCGCCGATATCATATCTGTACATCAGGAAGCGTGCCCTCATCTGCATCGCACACTCCAGCAAATACGCCAATCCGGGGCTAAAGCCGGCGTGGTGCTCAATCCGTCCACTTCGCACGACACGCTGCAGTGCGTACTTGATGATGTGGACTTGATCCTTGTTATGTCCGTTAATCCGGGATTTGGCGGTCAAAAATTTATTCCCCAAGCGGCACATAAAATACGCGCATTGCGAAATATGCTGGGCTCACGTAAGGTGTTTATAGAAGTGGATGGCGGAATAAATAATGAAACAGGATTGCAAGTTATTCAAGCCGGTGCGGATGTGCTGGTAGCCGGTTCGTATGTATTCGGCGCAGAAAATCCAAAGTCCAGAATACAATCGCTAAAACAACTACACGCTTCAACAACCGGCGTTTAATTTTTGAGCCGATCAAAACAAGTATTTTATAATTTTTAAAAATACGTTCTACGCTTAAGGGTATAATTTATGATGCCTTTGCCTCCGTTTGAATTTGCAGCGCCC carries:
- the rpe gene encoding ribulose-phosphate 3-epimerase produces the protein TIGPVVVEHLRKITKLPLDVHLMIVEPEKYITAFRDAGADIISVHQEACPHLHRTLQQIRQSGAKAGVVLNPSTSHDTLQCVLDDVDLILVMSVNPGFGGQKFIPQAAHKIRALRNMLGSRKVFIEVDGGINNETGLQVIQAGADVLVAGSYVFGAENPKSRIQSLKQLHASTTGV